The sequence below is a genomic window from Paenibacillus silvisoli.
TAGCCGAACAGATCGATGTCGCCTCTTCCGCACGCTTGCAGCTCAATCGGACCCGGACCTTGCTCGCGGCCTTTGCAATCGCGGATATGGATATGTTTCACGCGGCTGAGAACAGCGGGCAGCGCTTCTTCGGCGTTTTCGCCCGAACGGTGGATATGGCTCGGGTCCATGTCGATGCCGAAGGCCGGCGACGAGATCTGCTCCATCGCCGCGAGCGTCGTCGGCGTGTTGTAGATGGCGTTGCCGACATGCGCTTTCACGCAAAGCGTGACGCCATAGGTGCCTGCGACTTCGGACAAGTGGGTCAGCTTGGCGACCGATGCGGCGAGATCTTCGTCCGAGCCGGATTTGCCGCCCGGTCCGATGTTGACGATCGGAATGCCGATCGCTTGCGCGGCTTGGAAGGCCAGCGTCAAACGCTCTTCATCGAGCGAAGCGACCTCCATGGACAGAAACTTAAGCCCGTTGTCCCGCGCGATCGCTTGGAGCTCATCCTTCTGCTCCTGCCAGCGGCTGAGCTCCAGATGCTCGCACATGCCTTGAATCGCCGATATTTCGACGCCGTCATAGCCGCAGCGCGCGATCAGCTGGGCGGCCTGGGCAAAATCATACGATTTGAACAATACCGAATTGACGCCAACTTGAATCATCGTTGGAAGCCTCCTTATGGGTTGGAAAATAAATGGAATGGGATAACCGGGATTATTTCAGGAACAGCGGGTCGCCGTGCAGCGGCGGCAGCGGATGCGGACGGACCATTTCCCCGCCGCGCTCATAAGACTCGATAACGGCAAACGTATATTCCAAGACGGCGAGCGCATCGCGGCCGTTGGCGCGCAGCTCTTCGAACGGCACGCGGTTCGACACGTCTTCCAGGAAGGCGTGAAGACGGTTGTTGAACGTTTTGTTGAAGTCGTTCGTGCCGTAGTCGGTCACTTCCGGCTCCGGCTGCACGCTGATGGCCGGAATGCCTTTGGCCGCTTTCCAGTACGAGATTTTCTCGACGCAGTTCTCGATGCAGAACGTGCCGCGCGAACCGGCCATCTCCAAGCTCCACCAGCCGCCAAGACCATACACCGCGTCGCCGCGCTGGCTGAGCAGGTAGCCTACGCCGCCATTGGCGAATTTCAGATGGATGCTGTTAATGGAAGCCATGACGTCGCCTGCGCTTCTGCGGAAGCCCGGACGGTCGGAGAACGTCTGGATGTGCGTAATGTCGCCGCAGAAATAGCGCATAACGCTGAGCGGGTGCGTAAGAAATGCTTTCATATGAAAATACGGATGGCCTTTCACTTTGCCGGAGCCCGCTAGCCCGTAGTTCGCTTCGCCGCCGTTGAAGCCCATTTTCGCCAAGCAGTAGACCAGCTCGCCGATTTCGCCGCTCTCGATATATTGCTTGCCTTTCGCCGCCGGCTCCGTGAAATAGTGGTTCAGGTTGCAGCCCAGGTACACCTTCTGCTTCTCGGCAAAAGCAACCAGCTCCCGCGCCTCGCGGATATCGTGGCAAAGCGGCTTCTCGACCAGCACATGCTTGCCGTAGCCGATCGCTTCCATCGCCGGCTCGAAATGCCAGCTGCCGTTGTCGATCCCCCCGGTCGTTACGTCGATTACCTCGATGTCCGGCTCGCTTTCGATCATTTGCTTCAGGCTGTAATACGCCTTTACGCCATACTTCTCGGCTGCGGCATCCGCGCGCTCCTTGACGACGTCGCATACCGCGACGAGATTCGCGAGTTCATCCTCTCTGTAACAAGCTGCGTGCAGGTTGCCGATGCCGTTCATGCCGACGATTCCGATTTTTACTGCCATTGGTTTAGTCCTCCTCGACTCAATTAGGTATAGTAGGCGGTTCGTTCGTTAGACTTGCTCGATCTTCGGATCGCCCAGCCGAACGCGGCGTCCTTCTTCATTGGATACGTAGGTGGCGAGCACCATCCTCAGCGATGTCCGTCCTTCTTCGGCGGTTGCCAGAGGGCCTCTTGCCCCTTGGATAAAATCTGCAAGCGGCTTTGCCAATCCGCGGATCCGAACGCCGTGATTCGGCGGCGAGGCGATGTCGCTCGGCGTCCATTTGCCTGTCTCTGTCGTAAATTTGATGAGCCCGGCAACTGCGGCGGCGCCTTCGCTTTCATCCGGCCGCGGTACGTTGCAGCTGGTCGCGTCGCCGTAGTTTTGGACGATCGTGCCTTTCGAGCCGATAATTTCGGTGGTGTTCTGGGCTGCGTTGCAGGTGAACGAGCAGCTGACCTCGACAATCGGGCCGCCGCCGGCATAGCGGTAGATCGCGATTCCGTTGTCCATCGGGACGCGCGGACTATAGAGCGATCCGATTTCGGCGGTAACGCTGTCCGGTTCGCCCAGCAGCCAGTGGATAAAGTCGATCGGATGCGAAGAGTCGTCCGCCCAAATATCGCGGTTCGCCGCAGGGTCGACATGCCAGGTGTTGGCGAAATCGGCATGCAGCCCTACCGGAAGCCCGTGTCTGCGGCGGACCATGAAAATCTGGCCGAGCTCGCCGCTTTCGATCCAGTGCTTCATCTGGATGTTTTGCGGATCGGTGCGCATTTGCCATGCCAAGGTGAACGGAACCTGATGCTTGTCGATGGCCTCCACGATCCGATCCGCTTCCGCCATGGTCAGCGCCAGCGGCTTCTGCAGGATGATCGCTTTGCCGCTCGCAGCCGCCAGTTCGACCAGCTCCGCATGTCTGGACGTTTCGGAGGCGATTACGACCGCTTGGATGTCAGCCCTTTCCAGCAGTTTGTCCGCATCCGCATACCCTTCCAGCCCGAACTGCGAGCAAGCCGCTTCGAGCCGCTGCGGATCATGATCCCAACCGGCGATTACCGCAATGCCGAGCTCGGGATTTTTCCATTCGTCGCAATAAGCGTAGACATGCCCGTGGGCAAATCCGAGAATACCAACGCCAATCTTCGCGTTCATACATCTCCTCCACCTGTTTCCCGACTTTGAAAACGATTACTTACCCTCATCATAATCAACCCTTCGCGCAGAATCATGGCCGATCTGGACAATAAATGTTGCGATCTGGACATTATTGAATGCGAATTCGGAAAGCATTGGAGAACGCGAGATTGGGCACATTAGAATAGCCTCGATCCTCAGGCAACTATCTCGATGAGGAGGATTCACGATGTCCAGAAACAAGAACAAGACGCTTCAGGGCAAAATGAAAGCGATGCAGATGGAGTCCAGTCAAGCCGAAAACGATGTGGCTGGCACCACGGACCGGAACCGCAACCAGAAGGGCCATGTGCCGAACAGTCCGTCCACGGGCTAAACCGGTCTAGCAGCGCAAAAAAAGACAGCAGGTCATATGCCTTACGGCAGCCTGCTGTCTTTTTTATAGTTTTTAGATGGTCGCTAGATCGGCGGTCACCCAGCTCTTGCTTTCCGTATCCGTAATTTGCTCCGCATAGCTGGCCGCTTCAGCTGCAGCCTTCTGCCGATTGTCAAGATCGCCGAGAACCGCGTATGCCCGGGCAGACGCTTCATAGGCATAGGCCATATAAAAAGCGTCCAGCTCCGCATCGGCGCTGACCTTGATGCACTTGTCGGCATAGTCCAGCGCTTGACCCCCTTGCCCGATCAAGGCATACACGCGCGACAGCTGCCAATACCCGACCGAAAGATTCGTCGCCGTATGCTCGTCCACCTGCGTCCAATGCCAGAATGAGCTGTGGCAGAGATGCACCATTTCCTCGTTTTCCCGCTCGGTCCGGTCTTCCTTGCTAAGCAAGTCCCACACTTTGTTGAAACACGACGATGCCAGCTGTTTATGCGATAAAGTCAATGCGCAGTGTCCTCCCCTTGTCCGATGGTAGACGATCCAACACGATCATAATGATTTTTGAAATCGCTGCCAATAGTCGCAACAAAAAGCGCTCCAAAGCCGAAGCTCCGGAGCACCTACATAGACGCATTACCTGAATTCCGGCGGTGTCCGCCGCGCCACATTCGTGAGAATCGCCGCCTCGATGACCGCTTTGCGCACCTGCGCAACCACCTGTTCGTTGAAGATACTCGGGATTATGTAGTGCTCATTCAGCTCCCCGCCGGAAACGACCGACGCGATTGCTCTCGCCGCCGCCATCTTCATCGGCTCGTTGATCCGGCGGGCGCGGCAATCAAGCGCTCCGCGGAATAAGCCCGGAAACACGAGCACGTTGTTGATCTGGTTCGGATAATCGCTGCGTCCCGTCGCGAAGACGGCTACATGCGGCAGCGCCTCTTCCGGCGTAATTTCCGGCTCCGGATTCGCCATCGCGAAGACGATGCTGCCCGGCGCCATCCGCTTCACGTCATCCGAGTTCAGCAGCCGCGCACGCGATACGCCGATGAAGACGTCCGCACCCTCGATCACTTCCTTCAACGTGCCGCTGCGCGACTCCACCTGCGGCTGTTCGGACAGCCACTGCCACATCGGATGATGCTCGTAGCTGCCGCCGCGCACGATCGCGCCTTCCCGGTCTACCGGAACGAGCCGCTTCACGCCGGCTTGCAGCAGCATTTTACAGATCGACACACCAGCCGCCCCGATGCCGTTGACGACAACGCGAATGTTCTCCATCCGTTTGCCGACCACCTTCAGCGCGTTCAACAACCCGGCAATCACGACAACGGCCGTACCGTGCTGATCGTCGTGGAAGACCGGAATTTCGAGCTCGTCCGCCAGCCGGCTCTCAATCTCGAAGCAGCGCGGCGAGCTGATATCCTCCAGATTGATGCCGCCGAAAATCGGGCTCATCACCTTGATCGTCCGGATGATTTCCTCCGTATCCTTCGTATCGAGACAGATCGGGAACGCGTCCACGCCAGCCAGCTGCTTGAACAGCATCGCCTTCCCTTCCATGACCGGCGCCGCAGCATGTGGCCCGATATCGCCGAGCCCCAGCACCGCCGTTCCATCCGAGACAACGGCAACCGTATTACGCTTGATCGTCAGCGAATAGGCCTTATGCTGATTTTCCGCGATCGCCGTACATACTTTGGCCACGCCAGGCGTGTACACCTTCGATAGGTCGTCGCGGTTCTTAATCGGCAGCGTCGGCTGGATCGTGATTTTGCCGCCCAGGTGGACGAGAAACGTGCGGTCCGAGACGTTGATGACCGTTATCCCTTCAAGATTGCGCAGCGCGTCGATCATGACCGATTCATTTTTATCCGACAAGTCGACCGTAATATCCCGCGTAGATGTATCGTGACCGGGACGAATGACGTCAATGGACGAAATATCCCCGCCGGCCTTGCTGATCGCTGCCGCCACATCGCCAAAGCTAACTTTCTTATGATCAAGCTCAAGTCTGAAAATAATGCTCGTTTGTGCCATTTTAGACCCAACCTCTCCAACGTACGGCTTCTGCTACCCGTTTTAATCCAACCATATATGCGGCCAATCGCATATCCGACTTCTTCTCTTGCGAGGTGAGGTAAACGTTATGGAACGCGTCCACCAAAATTTTCGTCAGACGCTCGTTAACCTCTTCCTCGCTCCAATAATAGCCCTGATTGTTTTGTACCCATTCGAAGTAGGATACAACCACGCCGCCTGCGCTAGCCAGCACGTCGGGCACGATCATAATGCCGCGTTCCGTCAAAATTTGCGTCGCCACATGCGTCGTCGGGCCGTTTGCCGCCTCGACGAGCAGCCTCGCTTTGATGAGGTGCGCGTTATCTTCCGTGATTTGATTTTCGATTGCTGCTGGAATTAGGATATCGCAATCCTGTACCAATAATTCCTGATTCGTGATTCGATTCGGAAACAGATTCGTCACGCAGCCGAATGAATCGCGCCGATCCAGCAAATGCTCGACGTCCAGTCCGTTCGGATCGTACAACGCGCCTGCTGCGTCGGAGATGCCGACAATCGTCGCGCCCGCGTCATGCAGGAACTTTGCCAAATAGCTGCCCGCATTGCCAAAGCCTTGGATGATGATGCGCGCCTTCTGGATCGGAATGCCGAGCACCTTCGCCGCTTCG
It includes:
- a CDS encoding Glu/Leu/Phe/Val family dehydrogenase is translated as MKVKENVDVLARTQSVIETALTKLGYDSAYYELLKEPLRLLTVRIPVKMDDGKVKVFTGYRAQHNDAVGPTKGGVRFHPDVTQEEVKALSMWMSIKCGVTNLPYGGGKGGIQCDPRTMSFGELERLSRGYVRAISQLVGPTKDIPAPDVFTNSQIMAWMMDEYSRIREFDSPGFITGKPLVLGGSIGRESSTALGVSIVMNEAAKVLGIPIQKARIIIQGFGNAGSYLAKFLHDAGATIVGISDAAGALYDPNGLDVEHLLDRRDSFGCVTNLFPNRITNQELLVQDCDILIPAAIENQITEDNAHLIKARLLVEAANGPTTHVATQILTERGIMIVPDVLASAGGVVVSYFEWVQNNQGYYWSEEEVNERLTKILVDAFHNVYLTSQEKKSDMRLAAYMVGLKRVAEAVRWRGWV
- a CDS encoding NAD-dependent malic enzyme; this translates as MAQTSIIFRLELDHKKVSFGDVAAAISKAGGDISSIDVIRPGHDTSTRDITVDLSDKNESVMIDALRNLEGITVINVSDRTFLVHLGGKITIQPTLPIKNRDDLSKVYTPGVAKVCTAIAENQHKAYSLTIKRNTVAVVSDGTAVLGLGDIGPHAAAPVMEGKAMLFKQLAGVDAFPICLDTKDTEEIIRTIKVMSPIFGGINLEDISSPRCFEIESRLADELEIPVFHDDQHGTAVVVIAGLLNALKVVGKRMENIRVVVNGIGAAGVSICKMLLQAGVKRLVPVDREGAIVRGGSYEHHPMWQWLSEQPQVESRSGTLKEVIEGADVFIGVSRARLLNSDDVKRMAPGSIVFAMANPEPEITPEEALPHVAVFATGRSDYPNQINNVLVFPGLFRGALDCRARRINEPMKMAAARAIASVVSGGELNEHYIIPSIFNEQVVAQVRKAVIEAAILTNVARRTPPEFR
- a CDS encoding Gfo/Idh/MocA family protein; this translates as MNAKIGVGILGFAHGHVYAYCDEWKNPELGIAVIAGWDHDPQRLEAACSQFGLEGYADADKLLERADIQAVVIASETSRHAELVELAAASGKAIILQKPLALTMAEADRIVEAIDKHQVPFTLAWQMRTDPQNIQMKHWIESGELGQIFMVRRRHGLPVGLHADFANTWHVDPAANRDIWADDSSHPIDFIHWLLGEPDSVTAEIGSLYSPRVPMDNGIAIYRYAGGGPIVEVSCSFTCNAAQNTTEIIGSKGTIVQNYGDATSCNVPRPDESEGAAAVAGLIKFTTETGKWTPSDIASPPNHGVRIRGLAKPLADFIQGARGPLATAEEGRTSLRMVLATYVSNEEGRRVRLGDPKIEQV
- a CDS encoding sugar phosphate isomerase/epimerase family protein, whose amino-acid sequence is MIQVGVNSVLFKSYDFAQAAQLIARCGYDGVEISAIQGMCEHLELSRWQEQKDELQAIARDNGLKFLSMEVASLDEERLTLAFQAAQAIGIPIVNIGPGGKSGSDEDLAASVAKLTHLSEVAGTYGVTLCVKAHVGNAIYNTPTTLAAMEQISSPAFGIDMDPSHIHRSGENAEEALPAVLSRVKHIHIRDCKGREQGPGPIELQACGRGDIDLFGYCEAMVNGGYDGPVVLEVIGAQPTHSIEHVTAVASESYGYLNAVLKKLGAR
- a CDS encoding Gfo/Idh/MocA family protein, translated to MAVKIGIVGMNGIGNLHAACYREDELANLVAVCDVVKERADAAAEKYGVKAYYSLKQMIESEPDIEVIDVTTGGIDNGSWHFEPAMEAIGYGKHVLVEKPLCHDIREARELVAFAEKQKVYLGCNLNHYFTEPAAKGKQYIESGEIGELVYCLAKMGFNGGEANYGLAGSGKVKGHPYFHMKAFLTHPLSVMRYFCGDITHIQTFSDRPGFRRSAGDVMASINSIHLKFANGGVGYLLSQRGDAVYGLGGWWSLEMAGSRGTFCIENCVEKISYWKAAKGIPAISVQPEPEVTDYGTNDFNKTFNNRLHAFLEDVSNRVPFEELRANGRDALAVLEYTFAVIESYERGGEMVRPHPLPPLHGDPLFLK